One window from the genome of Blastopirellula retiformator encodes:
- a CDS encoding DUF1559 domain-containing protein, which produces MPQKNRAGFTLVELLVVIAIIGVLIALLLPAVQQAREAARRMQCTNNLKQLGLAFHNYHDTYNTLPAMNYRPTSKNSYLGYGALVRILPFIEEGNLYDQLQTASNNFGNTWASGSVTTIRRIAVESFKCPSDQDYPGNTTTGGWHDGPGCNYGVSFGSTKSWTSVNNQNGMFRGPIGWDSTNMVETGQKPELGFNSVTDGLSNTLLASEHLVGDDNDNVLAPGKTSEPREAGTVSWNQYPTQAEIDAFGATCESATGHNGTNGQHWVMSLPTQTALNTIAPPNWKYPNCQMASSGIASDRDGVYAPRSRHPGGVVCVAGDGSTKFITETIDLSAWQRFGGRDDGQVFELP; this is translated from the coding sequence ATGCCCCAGAAAAATCGTGCTGGCTTCACGCTTGTGGAGCTGTTGGTGGTGATCGCCATTATCGGCGTGTTGATTGCGCTATTGTTGCCCGCGGTTCAGCAGGCCCGTGAAGCCGCTCGCCGCATGCAGTGCACCAACAACCTGAAGCAGCTTGGTCTGGCGTTTCACAACTACCACGACACCTACAACACGCTGCCGGCGATGAACTATCGCCCGACCAGCAAGAACTCGTACCTCGGCTATGGCGCCCTGGTCCGGATTTTGCCCTTCATTGAAGAAGGCAATCTCTACGATCAACTGCAGACCGCGTCCAACAACTTTGGCAACACGTGGGCCAGCGGTTCGGTGACCACCATTCGCCGGATCGCCGTCGAATCGTTCAAGTGCCCATCCGATCAAGACTATCCCGGCAACACCACCACCGGCGGCTGGCACGATGGACCTGGCTGTAACTATGGCGTCAGTTTCGGCTCAACCAAGAGCTGGACGTCGGTCAACAATCAGAACGGCATGTTCCGCGGGCCGATCGGCTGGGACTCGACCAACATGGTCGAAACGGGACAGAAGCCCGAGCTTGGTTTCAACTCTGTGACCGACGGGCTCAGCAACACGCTGCTCGCCTCCGAGCACCTGGTCGGCGACGACAACGACAACGTCCTGGCGCCCGGCAAGACCTCGGAACCGCGCGAAGCCGGCACCGTCAGCTGGAACCAATATCCGACCCAGGCCGAAATCGACGCGTTTGGCGCCACCTGCGAGTCGGCCACCGGCCACAACGGCACCAACGGCCAGCACTGGGTGATGTCGCTGCCGACGCAAACCGCGCTCAACACGATCGCCCCGCCCAACTGGAAGTATCCCAACTGCCAGATGGCCAGCAGCGGCATCGCGTCAGATCGCGACGGCGTCTACGCTCCCCGCAGTCGCCACCCTGGCGGCGTCGTCTGCGTCGCTGGCGATGGCTCGACGAAGTTCATCACCGAGACGATCGATCTGTCGGCCTGGCAGCGATTTGGCGGCCGCGACGATGGCCAGGTTTTTGAACTGCCGTAA
- a CDS encoding cell division protein FtsQ/DivIB: MSRPTRNAAPTRFGLADPLGRQLWICALMVVLFIGGAVALSRSVKSNETEDLYVVNKDRISFSSPPDWIDQGVLQQVAEVLFADEKTYDVRDRDVTQTIAKAIEGAENPWIKSVDRVVKYYPTKVLVDVQYRQPVAMVEVKGDFRGGAKWGMVPVDIDGVILPGDGNEFLVENAKYYPRINIGGAAPEATKKPGLPWGDDRVAESARIAAALGGVWSRLGFHRIVAAGSDEGRNIYELHTVEGGHLIWGSAPGAERPHENSAAQKVGMLVAMQQTQIAAGQIDLRTPAELSANTAPAAR, from the coding sequence GTGAGTCGTCCGACGCGCAACGCCGCGCCAACGCGTTTCGGTTTGGCCGATCCGCTGGGGCGCCAGCTTTGGATCTGCGCCTTGATGGTCGTTCTCTTCATCGGCGGCGCGGTCGCGCTTTCGCGTTCGGTCAAGTCGAACGAAACAGAAGACCTGTATGTGGTCAACAAAGATCGCATCTCCTTTAGCTCGCCGCCTGACTGGATCGACCAGGGAGTGCTGCAGCAAGTCGCCGAAGTTCTGTTCGCCGACGAAAAAACGTACGATGTCCGTGATCGCGACGTCACCCAAACGATCGCCAAGGCGATCGAAGGGGCCGAAAACCCCTGGATCAAGTCGGTCGACCGGGTCGTCAAGTATTACCCGACCAAGGTTCTGGTCGACGTTCAGTATCGTCAACCAGTGGCGATGGTCGAAGTCAAAGGGGATTTTCGGGGAGGCGCCAAATGGGGCATGGTCCCGGTTGATATCGATGGCGTCATTCTGCCCGGTGACGGCAATGAGTTTCTGGTTGAGAACGCCAAGTATTACCCCAGGATCAACATCGGCGGCGCCGCTCCCGAAGCGACCAAAAAGCCCGGCCTGCCATGGGGCGACGATCGCGTCGCCGAATCGGCCCGCATCGCGGCGGCGCTGGGCGGAGTTTGGTCGCGACTCGGCTTTCACCGCATCGTCGCCGCCGGCAGCGACGAAGGCCGCAACATTTATGAACTGCACACGGTTGAAGGCGGCCATCTGATCTGGGGCAGCGCCCCCGGCGCCGAACGTCCCCACGAAAACAGCGCCGCCCAAAAAGTCGGCATGCTGGTCGCGATGCAACAAACCCAAATCGCCGCCGGCCAAATCGACCTGAGAACCCCGGCCGAACTAAGCGCCAACACCGCACCCGCCGCCCGGTAG
- the murB gene encoding UDP-N-acetylmuramate dehydrogenase, whose protein sequence is MDFCEGFEHFVRTQEPLASYAWLRIGGTAEYFAEPNNTAELAALLKRCREQEKSVRLLGGGSNLLIRDEGISGVVVRLSHPSFSNIEVDGASVHCGGGARLASVVSTTVGLGLAGLESLVGIPGTVGGALRGNAGNNGEDVGRWVSSVDVMTADGEVKKCAGGELRFSYRESNLDEFAILATQLKLETGDAAELTRRMQKQWIVKRAAEPLPEQNIAILFRNPADVSAASLIEQAGLRDASVGAVKLSDRNANFVVAGPGAKATDVQQLMELVRSRVHEVFGIELTTGLTIW, encoded by the coding sequence ATGGATTTTTGCGAAGGATTTGAGCATTTTGTGCGGACGCAGGAACCGTTGGCCTCGTACGCGTGGCTACGGATCGGCGGCACGGCGGAGTATTTCGCCGAACCGAACAATACCGCGGAGCTTGCCGCGCTGCTCAAACGTTGCCGCGAGCAGGAGAAGTCGGTCCGCTTACTAGGGGGGGGATCCAATCTGCTGATCCGCGACGAGGGAATCAGCGGCGTTGTGGTCCGGCTGAGCCATCCTTCTTTCTCGAACATCGAAGTCGACGGCGCCAGCGTCCACTGCGGCGGCGGCGCTCGTCTGGCGAGCGTCGTTTCGACCACCGTCGGCCTCGGCCTGGCGGGGCTTGAGTCGCTGGTCGGCATCCCCGGTACCGTCGGCGGCGCCCTCCGCGGCAACGCCGGTAACAATGGCGAAGACGTCGGCCGCTGGGTTTCGAGCGTCGACGTCATGACCGCCGATGGAGAAGTCAAAAAGTGTGCCGGCGGCGAACTCCGCTTCTCGTATCGCGAAAGCAACCTCGACGAGTTCGCCATCCTCGCCACCCAGCTCAAGCTCGAAACGGGCGACGCCGCCGAACTGACCCGCCGCATGCAAAAGCAGTGGATCGTCAAACGAGCCGCCGAGCCGCTGCCCGAGCAAAACATCGCGATCCTCTTCCGTAATCCGGCCGACGTCAGCGCCGCTAGCTTGATCGAGCAAGCAGGCCTCCGCGACGCTTCGGTTGGCGCCGTCAAGCTATCGGATCGCAACGCCAACTTCGTCGTCGCCGGGCCGGGCGCCAAAGCGACCGATGTGCAGCAGCTGATGGAACTGGTTCGCAGCCGCGTGCACGAAGTCTTCGGCATCGAGCTGACGACCGGGCTTACCATCTGGTAA
- a CDS encoding TIM barrel protein, which translates to MVAGLKTIMGLAEKRGVNVCIEPLNTRVDVEMKGHPGYQCDTIEWAADVCDAVGSPRLKILFDIYHTQIMEGDVIVRINQFKDYIAHYHTAGVPGRNELDDNQELNYPAIMKAIVATGYQGYVGQEFIPRNKDMVASLEAAVQLCDV; encoded by the coding sequence ATGGTCGCCGGGCTGAAGACGATCATGGGCCTGGCCGAAAAGCGGGGCGTGAACGTCTGCATCGAGCCGCTCAACACGCGGGTCGACGTCGAGATGAAGGGACACCCCGGCTATCAATGCGACACGATTGAATGGGCGGCCGATGTGTGCGACGCGGTCGGTTCGCCGCGGCTGAAGATCCTCTTCGACATCTATCACACCCAGATCATGGAAGGGGACGTGATCGTCCGGATCAATCAGTTCAAAGACTACATCGCCCACTACCACACCGCCGGCGTGCCGGGGCGCAACGAGCTGGACGACAACCAAGAGCTGAACTACCCGGCGATTATGAAAGCGATCGTTGCGACCGGCTACCAAGGTTACGTCGGCCAAGAGTTCATCCCGCGGAACAAAGACATGGTCGCGTCGCTGGAAGCGGCGGTGCAGTTGTGCGACGTTTAG
- a CDS encoding YkgJ family cysteine cluster protein, translating into MNSLIEEIQAGGDARRAFEAAVARVKQDLPSVLRELHQGESLDVIDTLRGLQPDPLTESLTAPMRACRQGCAACCFTVAIDVTPLEAIAAAEYVAMCLSPEQVESVRDRLEKLAIRRAMMTREESQTKRLGCGLLGMDGACMIYPARPLVCAGVHSFDQQACESAAELVALEQADGKVPIDRAAKAATMGVSGALQRALVAEGLDGNLYELNSAVLCALNAPNAWRRYLAKEDIFAAAQCTEAHSWPRLDAPHTSVKKPHFLKKARRRTNRR; encoded by the coding sequence ATGAACTCTCTGATCGAAGAAATCCAAGCGGGCGGCGATGCGCGCCGAGCGTTCGAAGCGGCGGTTGCCCGCGTCAAACAAGATCTTCCGAGCGTCCTGCGCGAGCTGCACCAGGGCGAGTCGCTTGATGTGATCGATACCCTGCGCGGCTTGCAGCCTGATCCGCTGACCGAAAGTTTGACGGCGCCGATGCGGGCCTGCCGTCAAGGTTGCGCCGCCTGTTGCTTTACGGTGGCGATCGATGTGACGCCGCTCGAGGCGATCGCCGCCGCCGAGTACGTTGCGATGTGCCTGTCGCCTGAGCAAGTCGAATCGGTGCGCGACCGGCTCGAGAAGCTCGCCATTCGCCGCGCCATGATGACGCGCGAAGAGTCGCAAACCAAACGCCTCGGCTGCGGACTACTCGGCATGGATGGCGCTTGTATGATCTACCCGGCCCGGCCGCTGGTCTGCGCCGGCGTCCATTCGTTCGATCAGCAGGCCTGCGAGTCGGCGGCCGAACTGGTAGCGCTCGAACAAGCCGACGGCAAAGTGCCGATCGATCGCGCTGCGAAGGCGGCGACGATGGGCGTCTCCGGCGCCTTGCAGCGGGCCTTGGTCGCGGAAGGGCTCGACGGCAATCTGTACGAACTGAACTCGGCCGTGCTCTGCGCGTTAAACGCGCCCAACGCTTGGCGGCGGTACCTGGCCAAGGAAGACATCTTCGCCGCGGCCCAATGCACCGAGGCCCACTCGTGGCCGCGACTCGACGCCCCGCATACCAGCGTCAAGAAGCCGCACTTCCTGAAAAAAGCCCGCCGCCGCACCAACCGCCGCTAG
- a CDS encoding CinA family nicotinamide mononucleotide deamidase-related protein gives MRAEIVAIGDELTSGQRLDTNSQWLSQQLGNLGISVGFHTTAADDLAPLVDCLRIAADRAEIILVSGGLGPTADDLTREAISLAFERPLALDAESLAQIERRFASRGTTMPERNRVQAMFPTGCQVIPNPNGTAPGIDLTLDRSGRTVRLFALPGVPIELKEMWAQTVAAAIGGTSTAPTKVIRHYELKCFGVGESRLEEMLPDMIRRGREPQVGITVHQATITLRVTTNGKDDVECQAQAQPTLDEIRTILGPLVFGETGDELQDAVGRMLAAANQTVACCESATAGLIALLLSESPTAAPQFRGGRIAPQLEAYVDKGGESSQALAEQAAQKIKAESASDYGVAIGPIDDSGNYHFAVADQQGVISNASQTVGHPEIHRPRAAKQALDLLRQRMMSAG, from the coding sequence ATGCGTGCAGAAATCGTGGCGATCGGCGACGAACTTACCAGCGGTCAACGTCTCGATACCAACTCGCAGTGGCTCAGCCAGCAGCTGGGAAATCTTGGCATCTCGGTTGGATTTCATACGACCGCCGCCGATGATCTGGCGCCGCTGGTCGATTGTCTACGAATCGCCGCGGATCGAGCCGAAATCATCCTGGTCAGCGGCGGCCTGGGCCCAACCGCCGACGATTTGACCCGCGAGGCGATCTCACTGGCGTTTGAACGACCTTTGGCGCTGGACGCCGAAAGCCTGGCGCAGATCGAGCGGCGATTCGCCTCGCGAGGGACGACGATGCCCGAGCGCAATCGCGTCCAGGCGATGTTCCCAACCGGTTGCCAGGTGATCCCCAACCCCAACGGCACCGCGCCCGGCATCGATTTGACGCTCGATCGCAGCGGCCGCACGGTGCGGCTGTTCGCGCTGCCTGGCGTGCCGATCGAACTGAAGGAGATGTGGGCGCAGACGGTCGCGGCCGCGATAGGCGGCACTTCGACCGCGCCGACCAAGGTAATCCGCCACTACGAACTCAAATGTTTTGGCGTGGGCGAAAGTCGGCTAGAAGAGATGCTGCCGGACATGATCCGCCGCGGTCGCGAGCCGCAGGTCGGCATCACCGTGCATCAGGCGACGATTACGCTGCGGGTGACCACCAACGGCAAAGATGACGTCGAGTGCCAGGCACAAGCCCAGCCGACGCTGGATGAGATCCGGACGATCCTGGGCCCGCTGGTCTTTGGCGAGACCGGCGACGAACTGCAAGATGCGGTTGGCCGGATGCTGGCGGCGGCCAATCAGACGGTTGCCTGCTGCGAGTCGGCGACTGCTGGCTTGATCGCACTATTGCTGAGCGAATCGCCGACCGCCGCTCCTCAATTTCGCGGCGGCCGTATCGCCCCGCAGTTGGAAGCGTACGTCGACAAGGGGGGCGAGAGCAGCCAGGCGCTGGCTGAGCAGGCGGCTCAAAAGATAAAAGCCGAATCGGCGAGCGATTATGGCGTGGCGATCGGGCCCATCGACGACAGCGGCAACTACCACTTTGCCGTCGCCGATCAACAAGGGGTGATCAGCAACGCGTCGCAAACGGTCGGCCATCCCGAAATCCATCGACCTCGCGCAGCGAAGCAGGCGCTTGACCTGCTCCGCCAACGAATGATGTCTGCAGGCTAA
- a CDS encoding PEP-CTERM sorting domain-containing protein: MRLKIVATTCIAIGLLMSTASSHLFADVILENSATGGDIGPFGLSGSQTYGQVFTAPITGTLDSFTIYLVSGVGELHGAVGEWNGPATFDTGYGESYNLYTSATDDSIVGGAYTFSPNVSVVAGEQYVAYLSVYGDSPTGSTDVALGTSEPGIGYFAWNHSGDPQNDSAWDYGANVGNLRFSASFSPITVPEPSSLTLLGMGAGVLGLVVVRRRRRAKRTA, from the coding sequence ATGCGTTTGAAAATCGTCGCCACAACCTGCATCGCGATCGGCCTTCTGATGTCGACGGCCAGCTCTCATCTCTTTGCCGATGTGATTTTAGAGAACTCCGCCACCGGCGGCGACATTGGTCCTTTTGGTCTTTCCGGCAGCCAAACCTATGGTCAGGTCTTTACGGCGCCGATCACCGGCACGCTTGACTCGTTTACGATCTATTTGGTCAGCGGCGTTGGCGAATTGCATGGCGCTGTCGGCGAGTGGAACGGGCCAGCGACGTTTGATACCGGCTATGGCGAGTCATACAACCTTTACACGAGCGCCACCGATGACTCCATTGTTGGGGGAGCCTACACGTTCTCGCCGAACGTCAGCGTCGTGGCCGGCGAACAATACGTCGCCTACCTTAGCGTCTATGGCGATTCGCCGACGGGATCTACTGACGTAGCGTTGGGGACGAGCGAGCCAGGGATCGGGTACTTTGCTTGGAATCACTCAGGCGACCCTCAGAATGACTCGGCGTGGGACTACGGGGCGAATGTCGGAAACCTGCGTTTCTCGGCGTCATTCTCGCCAATCACCGTGCCGGAACCGTCGTCGTTGACGCTGTTGGGGATGGGTGCCGGCGTGCTGGGCTTGGTCGTCGTGCGGCGTCGACGCCGCGCCAAGCGAACCGCTTAG
- the aat gene encoding leucyl/phenylalanyl-tRNA--protein transferase, with the protein MTPKFFPPADSADEQGLVMIGGDLSAERLLDAYAHGIFPWPMWDDWLPMTWFSLDPRAIIELDGLHISRRLARTLRSGQFTATCDQAFADVMRGCSRRRKSGDGTWITPHMFKAFCNLHEEGHAHSIEVWQGEELAGGIYGVSVGGAFAGESMFHEVTDASKVALATLIAHLNVRGYQLFDIQQWTPHTGRMGASEISRRIYLQRLAEAVRLPVQFGGELEFAAADIPQILASLPE; encoded by the coding sequence ATGACGCCCAAGTTTTTTCCCCCCGCCGATTCGGCCGACGAGCAAGGTCTGGTCATGATCGGCGGCGATTTATCGGCCGAGCGGCTGCTAGATGCATACGCTCATGGGATCTTCCCGTGGCCGATGTGGGACGACTGGCTGCCGATGACCTGGTTTTCGCTCGATCCCCGGGCGATTATCGAGCTGGACGGGCTGCACATTTCGCGGCGGTTGGCCCGAACCCTCCGCAGCGGGCAGTTCACCGCGACCTGCGATCAGGCCTTTGCGGATGTGATGCGGGGGTGCTCGCGTCGCCGCAAGAGTGGCGATGGAACTTGGATCACCCCCCACATGTTCAAAGCGTTCTGCAATCTGCATGAAGAGGGGCACGCCCACAGTATCGAGGTCTGGCAGGGGGAAGAACTGGCGGGCGGCATCTATGGCGTCAGCGTCGGCGGGGCGTTCGCCGGCGAGTCGATGTTCCATGAGGTAACTGACGCGTCGAAGGTGGCGTTGGCGACGCTGATCGCCCATCTCAATGTCCGTGGCTATCAACTCTTCGATATTCAGCAATGGACTCCCCATACCGGGCGAATGGGAGCAAGCGAGATTTCTCGTCGCATCTATCTGCAGCGACTTGCCGAGGCGGTCCGTCTGCCAGTCCAGTTTGGCGGTGAACTCGAATTCGCGGCTGCCGACATTCCGCAAATCCTGGCTTCTTTGCCCGAGTAA
- the dnaG gene encoding DNA primase: MTLDDSREQVRQASDISDVLGGYLPLTRQGRIYLALCPWHNDSRPSLQVNPDRQSWRCWVCGIGGDVFSFVMRREGIDFREALELLAERANISLTKAGPTQPGSPNDKKTLFSATAWAERLFMKYLANAPEADAARRYCHDRGISQDSVNRFHVGYAPDQWQWLVDQARSTEFSTAVLEKTGLIGLSSNSGKPYDRFKGRVIFPIHDVQGRTIGFGGRILPGNQDPRAAKYVNSPETKLFSKSDNLYALDLARDAIVESRAAIVVEGYTDVIALQQAGIRNVVAVLGTALGQRHIHLLRRYADRIYLLLDGDEAGQRRTNDILELFVSEQADLRIVTLPDQLDPCDFVQQRGVDAFNGALELAVDALEHKLRITTAGVDVRRDLHKANEALESLLSTMARAPRLQDGAGSEVRLREHQFLSRLARKFEVDEPELRKRLSALRRATHAVSDHSPIDHEEENLKLRTGDLNPYDRNFLEVLAVQPDLTMLAADEIGVDDMSSEGARRLYQTFIDACQDGASVEFNQVLTGIESESLKGLLVELDEQAAAKNITDPETLLKSFIADYQRRFEEREHRNKVAALDDKTIEGQDEMDLLQQMIERQRSRQGIVSPTDG, from the coding sequence GTGACACTGGACGACTCACGCGAGCAAGTACGCCAGGCCTCCGATATCTCGGATGTCTTGGGCGGTTACTTGCCGCTGACGCGCCAAGGTCGCATCTATCTGGCTCTCTGCCCCTGGCACAACGACAGTCGCCCCAGTTTGCAGGTCAACCCAGACCGACAATCGTGGCGTTGTTGGGTCTGCGGCATCGGCGGAGACGTCTTCAGCTTTGTCATGCGTCGCGAAGGGATCGATTTTCGGGAAGCGCTGGAGCTGCTGGCCGAACGAGCCAACATTTCGCTCACCAAAGCGGGCCCCACGCAGCCGGGCTCGCCCAACGACAAAAAGACGCTGTTCTCCGCGACCGCGTGGGCGGAACGGTTGTTCATGAAGTATCTCGCGAATGCTCCAGAGGCGGACGCCGCCCGGCGGTACTGCCACGACCGCGGCATTTCGCAAGATTCGGTCAATCGCTTCCACGTCGGCTACGCCCCCGATCAATGGCAGTGGCTGGTCGACCAGGCGCGCTCGACCGAGTTCTCGACCGCCGTGCTAGAAAAGACCGGCCTGATCGGACTAAGCAGCAACTCGGGCAAGCCGTACGATCGCTTCAAGGGCCGGGTGATCTTTCCGATTCATGACGTGCAAGGCCGCACCATTGGCTTCGGCGGTCGTATCCTGCCGGGCAACCAAGATCCGCGGGCGGCCAAATACGTCAATTCGCCCGAAACGAAGCTCTTCTCGAAGAGCGATAATCTGTACGCCCTCGATCTGGCTCGCGACGCGATTGTCGAATCGCGAGCGGCGATCGTCGTCGAAGGGTACACCGACGTGATCGCGCTGCAGCAAGCCGGCATCCGCAACGTGGTGGCGGTGCTGGGAACGGCCCTGGGCCAACGACATATTCATCTGCTGCGTCGCTATGCCGACCGCATTTATCTGCTGCTCGACGGCGACGAAGCGGGCCAGCGACGGACCAACGACATTTTGGAACTGTTCGTCTCGGAACAAGCCGACCTGCGAATCGTCACCCTGCCCGATCAGCTAGACCCGTGCGATTTCGTGCAGCAGCGCGGCGTCGACGCGTTCAACGGCGCCTTGGAACTGGCGGTCGACGCGTTGGAGCACAAACTGCGGATCACCACTGCCGGCGTCGACGTTCGCCGCGATTTACACAAAGCGAACGAAGCGCTGGAGAGCTTGCTCTCGACGATGGCTCGCGCCCCGCGCCTGCAGGATGGCGCCGGTTCGGAAGTTCGTCTGCGAGAACACCAGTTTCTCAGCCGCTTGGCTCGCAAGTTTGAAGTTGATGAGCCAGAGCTGCGCAAGCGTCTATCGGCCCTCCGCCGCGCGACGCACGCCGTCTCGGATCATTCGCCGATCGATCACGAGGAAGAAAACCTGAAGCTGCGTACCGGGGACCTGAATCCGTACGATCGCAACTTCCTGGAAGTATTGGCCGTGCAGCCCGATCTGACCATGTTGGCCGCCGACGAGATCGGCGTTGACGACATGAGCAGTGAAGGGGCGCGACGGCTATATCAGACATTTATCGACGCTTGCCAGGACGGCGCGTCGGTCGAATTCAATCAAGTGCTGACCGGGATTGAATCGGAGTCGCTGAAAGGCTTGTTGGTGGAACTCGACGAGCAAGCGGCGGCGAAGAACATTACCGATCCCGAAACGCTGCTGAAATCATTCATTGCGGACTACCAGCGCCGCTTTGAAGAACGAGAGCATCGCAACAAAGTTGCCGCTCTCGATGACAAGACGATCGAGGGGCAGGACGAGATGGATCTCCTGCAACAAATGATCGAACGTCAACGAAGTCGACAGGGAATCGTTTCTCCCACGGACGGGTAG
- a CDS encoding sigma-70 family RNA polymerase sigma factor: MEFCDQELIALMERGKTQGYLTYDEVNNYLPDEASTPEKLDKLLTELEHKGIELVTTAPEDDFDDAPTSRAPSAQEFREALEDEEGTETFVPEEISKANDDPIRMYLSQMASIPLLSRDEEIALAKKIEITRKQFRRSVLACDFAMRTTVEILTKVHKGELPFDRTIKVSLTEQLTKEQIQARMPHNLKTLNHLLEQNQRDFKILLRKSTSREDRIAAKRRFMRRRQKCLQLVEEMSLRTRRVLPVMKQLEDFADRMEQIRRRLDAIEDQSAFKDERANLRQELRDLMILTLESPRGLRQRCERYRKQFDEYERVKRQLSSGNLRLVVSIAKKYRNRGLSFLDLIQEGNTGLMRAVDKYEYRRGFKFSTYATWWIRQAITRAIADQARTIRIPVHMIDVLSKLRNVQKRLLQELRREPTMDEIARRSEIDIEEVRRVMDIGRQPVSLDRPIGESEDSSFGEFIEDSHEETPIRSATNQILRDRIQGLLKTLTYREREIIKLRYGLGDGYTYTLEEVGRIFKVTRERVRQIEAKAVRKLQHPVRSQQLEGFLAGAAAE; this comes from the coding sequence GTGGAATTCTGTGATCAGGAATTGATTGCGCTCATGGAGCGCGGCAAGACCCAGGGTTATCTCACCTACGACGAAGTCAACAACTACCTCCCCGACGAGGCGTCCACTCCGGAGAAGCTCGACAAGCTTCTGACCGAGCTGGAGCACAAGGGAATCGAGCTGGTCACGACCGCTCCGGAAGACGACTTTGACGACGCCCCCACCTCTCGCGCGCCGTCGGCCCAGGAATTTCGCGAAGCGCTGGAAGACGAAGAAGGGACCGAAACCTTCGTCCCGGAAGAAATCTCCAAGGCGAATGACGATCCGATTCGGATGTATCTGTCGCAGATGGCCTCGATCCCGCTGTTGTCGCGTGACGAGGAAATCGCCCTGGCCAAGAAGATCGAAATCACTCGCAAGCAGTTCCGCCGCTCGGTGTTGGCCTGCGATTTTGCGATGCGGACGACGGTCGAAATTTTGACCAAGGTCCACAAAGGCGAATTGCCGTTTGATCGCACGATCAAAGTGTCGCTGACCGAACAGCTGACCAAAGAGCAGATTCAGGCCCGCATGCCGCACAACCTGAAGACGCTGAATCACCTGCTGGAGCAAAACCAGCGCGACTTCAAGATCCTGCTTCGCAAGTCGACCTCACGCGAAGATCGCATCGCCGCCAAGCGTCGCTTCATGCGTCGTCGCCAGAAGTGCCTGCAGTTGGTCGAGGAGATGAGCCTGCGTACGCGTCGCGTGCTGCCGGTGATGAAACAACTGGAGGACTTCGCCGATCGGATGGAGCAAATCCGCCGCCGCCTGGACGCGATCGAAGATCAATCGGCCTTCAAAGACGAACGCGCCAACTTGCGTCAAGAACTTCGCGACCTGATGATCCTAACGCTGGAAAGCCCCCGCGGTTTGCGTCAGCGTTGCGAACGTTATCGCAAGCAGTTCGACGAATACGAACGGGTGAAGCGTCAACTGTCGAGCGGCAACCTGCGGTTGGTCGTTTCGATCGCCAAGAAGTACCGCAATCGCGGCTTGAGCTTCCTCGACCTGATTCAGGAAGGGAACACCGGCCTGATGCGGGCGGTCGACAAGTACGAATATCGTCGCGGCTTCAAGTTCTCGACCTACGCCACGTGGTGGATTCGCCAGGCGATCACCCGGGCGATCGCCGATCAGGCTCGCACGATCCGCATTCCGGTTCACATGATCGACGTGCTGTCGAAACTGCGGAACGTGCAGAAGCGTCTGCTGCAAGAACTCCGTCGCGAACCGACGATGGACGAAATCGCCCGTCGCTCGGAGATCGACATCGAAGAAGTTCGCCGCGTGATGGACATTGGCCGTCAGCCGGTCAGTCTCGATCGCCCGATTGGCGAAAGCGAAGACAGCAGCTTTGGCGAATTCATCGAAGACAGCCACGAAGAAACGCCGATCCGCAGCGCCACCAATCAGATCCTGCGTGATCGGATTCAAGGTCTGCTGAAGACGCTGACCTATCGCGAGCGGGAAATCATCAAGCTTCGCTACGGTCTGGGGGATGGCTACACGTACACCCTGGAAGAAGTGGGGCGGATCTTCAAGGTGACCCGCGAACGCGTCCGCCAAATCGAGGCCAAGGCGGTTCGCAAGCTGCAACATCCAGTTCGCAGCCAACAGCTGGAAGGCTTTTTGGCCGGCGCCGCGGCCGAATAG